In the Ochotona princeps isolate mOchPri1 chromosome 29, mOchPri1.hap1, whole genome shotgun sequence genome, GCATTgctaggtctcctacatagggaTAAGTCTCGTATTAGAAGAGATTGTGTAGCTGGGCCCTCAGATCTTTCCCAGCGTGATGGTGTCACTGTTTTTGATCTCCAGGCTTGTGAGATTGTGATGGTTGCGCAGCTTCCGGCCCTGGAACTTTAGCACCTGGTCCTCCACGCGCGGCCCGTCGGCATCCTCAATCTCCCTTTTCAGGCAAAGGATGGTGTCGTCTGGGTAGATGGCATGAGGTGTGCTCTGGCCGCTGGCATCCTTCACGAACACCTGGATCTGAGGCAGGCGGGTCTCCAGCACCCGGATGGTCACCTTGGAGAAGATGCCGTAGTCTGCCAGGCTCCTCTGGCTGCTAAGCAGCTTCcgctctcctcctggctcctgaaaggAGAGACGTTGCCGCCCGAAGATGAAGTTCCTCTTTTTGATCTCAGTCTTCATCTTCCAGATGGGGCTGTACGGGGCCACCGAGATGCTCCAGGTCTCCTGGCCTGTCTGTTTCACGGTCACCAGCACATCCCTTGCTCTCTGGAAGCGAGAAAGAAGCAGACTCATGGATCTGGCTGCCCATGGCTACTTTTTGGTTTCCAAAGCCTCTCTCTCTTATGGCAACtgaggctctttttttttcttaagatttatttattggttgtggcctagtggctaaagtcctgaccttgacgtgctggtatcccatatgggtgctggttctaatcctggcagttatacttcccgtccagcatcctgcttgtggcctgggaaagcagtagaggatggctcaaagccttgggaccctgcaccacaatggagatccggaagaagttcctggctcctggctctggatcggcacagcactggctgttgcactcacttggggagtgaacgaaaggaagatcttcctctctgtctctcctcctctctgtagatatgactttaaaataaaaaataatcaatcttaaaaatttatttattattattggaaaggaaaatttacagagtgagaaagagagatcttccacctgctggttcactccataagtggtcATAGTAGCTGGAGATAAGctcatccaaaggcaggaaccaggagtttccttgaggtttcccatgtgggtgtatgaCCCCAAGGGCTCAAGccacccccactgctttcccacatccagggagctggatcagaagtggaacagctggggcctgAACTGGTgccaggatcctggtgcttaaagGTAGAAGATcaggcaattgagccatcgtgtcgGCCCTGACTGAGTCACTTCACAATGAATGGTAGGACTGGTGTCATGGCTTAGTGGCTTGAAAGCAGGCCCTCTGCCAaggggagacccagctgctctgcttctgatccagttccctgctgatacaTGCCCAGGAGAGCTAGCAGGAGGTGGCTTATGCGcttaggaccctgccacccacatggaagacccaggtttgtgactttggcctgacccagacctgaccgttgtggccatttggggagtgcactagTGGATGCTCacttggtaactctgccttttaaataagtaaatctaaaaagaaaagaaagtgaagggaGGTGGGTGTTTGGTGCTGATGCGACTTTGGATGCTTGCATGCCCCACTGGAGTGACTGGGCTTTAGTACCAGCTCTGGATTTCTGCTACCGCACACCCTGCAAGgtagcaggtgagggctcaagcagatggcttcctgccacccacatgggagacttacctttagttcctggctcttggctttggtttggtgcagcttttgtgatcatctgggagagtgaattagcagatctctcttcctcattctctctctgcctttatttcttttatttatttatttctaagatttatctatttatttgaaagacgaacTTATtacgcagagagaaagagagacagaaagagagatattccatacaccagttcattccccaaatagccgcaatggctggagctgggccagggtggagcttcttctggatctaccATGTGAGggtagggttccaaggacttgggtcatcctctgctgctttcccaggccattggtaaGGACctatggaagtgaagcagctagaacttgaaccaatgcccttatgggatgctggggttgcaggcagaggattagcttgttaaacTATGGCGctggcctctctgcctttcaaataaataaaaccaatcaaTAAAATcatcaaggcagcagcaggtaTTCTTAACAGTGCTGAGAGACACTAGGTTTGAGTGAGGACTGCCCTGGGCAAAGGAGACTAGCTAGTGTTCCTAGGCTGTTAGCGTGACAGGGTGTAACTTCTCCTGCCTCTCCTGAATTCCACCATCCCTACCCCCACTGGCATGAGCAGCACCCGGCACCATTCATGGATCAGATTCCCATGTGGAGCTGTTGACTCCtcatcctgggagacagtagcTGACGGCTCAGGTCTGTGGGTCTTTGCTACTCACCTggaagactcagactgagttctaggctcctggagtcagcctggcccagccctggctgttgtgggcatttggggagcaaaccagcagatggaagagcacctggtctctgtctctctgcctttcaaataacatgaaacGAAGTTTAAATAGaataggggctggcacagtggttcaactaGCTAATTCTCTCCCTCCAAATGCAGTacccccagttcaagtcctggctgctccacttcccatacaactccctgcttgtggtctgggaaagcaatagaaaactagcccaaactcttgggactctgcacctgtgtgggagacccagaagacactcctggctcctagcttcgaatcagctcagctccagctgttgcggccagctggggagtgaatcagcagatagatggatctttctctctgtctctcctctctgtaaatctgatctgcctttccaataagtaaacacactaaaaaaaaaaaaaaaagaagaaaataaggtaAATGTATCTACCTCCTCACAGTTTATCATCTTTGTggtattctttttcatttgtaaacCATTTGGGTTGGGTTTTGTTTGGTGAAGGTGAAAGTCAGGCAACTAACACACCCACCTGCACTCCTTCAACTGTTGCTTAATATAGTTGTGGACAGTCTGGTTTTGGAAATCATAGTATTTGGTGCAATAGATGCAGATGTTTTTGTAATCCTGGAGGAGCCCCATCACGGCCACGAGCCCTGTGCCCAAGTCGAAGCTCTCGCTCTCTTCTGTGCCCATTTCCCAGGCGCAGATGGTCAGCAGCTCCAGGGCATATTTTGAAGGCAATGTTACTTTTCGATGTTTTTGTTTCAGATGCTACAGGAGGCAGACAGATGGGGAGAGACAAATATGAAGCTATGGGACTGGTGCTATGAGATGGCCCAGGTCCCACTGCATTACATAACACACAGACACGGAATGACGGCAGGTGTAGATGGGCTTATGTCTTGGGGCCATTAAGAATTCACTGAAGTCCCtactgtgatggctcaattggctaatctgccGCTTGTGACCGCTAGGATCCAATATGTGcgcaggttcgtgtcctggctgctctacttcccatccagctttctgtttatggcatgggaaagcagtagaggatggcctaaaaccttgggaccctgcacctatgagggaaacccagaagaagctcctggctcctggctttggatggacttagctctggtcactgcagtcatttggggagtgaagcagtggatggaagatctttctccctgtctctccttctctttgtaaaatctgcctttccaataaaacataagcAAATCTTTGA is a window encoding:
- the LOC101524189 gene encoding LOW QUALITY PROTEIN: 2'-5'-oligoadenylate synthase-like protein 2 (The sequence of the model RefSeq protein was modified relative to this genomic sequence to represent the inferred CDS: inserted 2 bases in 1 codon; deleted 1 base in 1 codon), which translates into the protein MELSWDLYETPGDELEAFVRHILLPXRDWKEEVQEAWQRICKFLQDQCFEDELLLDQEVRVLKVVKHLKQKHRKVTLPSKYALELLTICAWEMGTEESESFDLGTGLVAVMGLLQDYKNICIYCTKYYDFQNQTVHNYIKQQLKECRWRARDVLVTVKQTGQETWSISVAPYSPIWKMKTEIKKRNFIFGRQRLSFQEPGGERKLLSSQRSLADYGIFSKVTIRVLETRLPQIQVFVKDASGQSTPHAIYPDDTILCLKREIEDADGPRVEDQVLKFQGRKLRNHHNLTSLEIKNSDTITLGKI